A window of Gudongella oleilytica genomic DNA:
TCATTACATAACTGGGCAAGGCTTAGATCCATGCTTGTCATACCGTCTGATCTTCCTGTTTGTATCGCAGCATCTATTTGGGGCACTTTCCCTTCCCTGATAAGGTTCCTTATAGCGGGATTCGCAAGCATTATCTCAAAGGCTGGCACTCTTCCAAGCTTTTCTGAAGGTATCAGCTGCTGGGATACCACACCCTGGAGTACAGTGGAAAGCTGAACTCTTACCTGCTGCTGTTGATTAGCGGGAAATATGTCGACGATCCTGTCTATGGTCTTTGCTGCTCCAAGGGTATGGAGCGTTGAGAATACCAGGTGCCCAGTCTCAGCAGCTGTAAGTGCAGCCGCTATGGTCTCATGGTCTCTCATCTCGCCAATGAGGATAACATCTGGTGCCTGTCTCATGGCAGATCTTAGAGCCTGGCTGTAGCTCTTAGCATCAAGACCTATCTCACGCTGGTCAACTATGCTCTTGTTATGCTTATGCAGATACTCGATTGGATCCTCAAGTGTAATTATGTGACAGGATCTATTTCTGTTAATCAGATCGATGATTTTTGACAGTGTAGTTGATTTCCCGCTACCTGTCGGACCTGTGATCAATACAAGCCCCTTTGTACGTTTATGGAAATTAAGGACCGATTGTGGTATCCTTAAATCCTCGGGTTCATCCTGGATAAAGCTCAGAACTCTTATGGCTACGGCAAATGAGCCCCTCTGGTTGTACACTACTACCCTGTACCTCCCAACTCCTTTAAGAGATACTGAAAAATCCTTGTCTCCGTTCTCAAGAAATTCCTTGTAATGCTCCTCCCTTTTAAAAAGGCTCTTGGCGAACTCCTCAGTATCCTCAGGATTTAAAACAGGATGGTCCAGGGGAACGAGCTTCCCGTCAATTTTAAATGTTGGAGGTAC
This region includes:
- a CDS encoding type IV pilus twitching motility protein PilT, with amino-acid sequence MIDSNQLLERAVEMKASDIFITVGVPPTFKIDGKLVPLDHPVLNPEDTEEFAKSLFKREEHYKEFLENGDKDFSVSLKGVGRYRVVVYNQRGSFAVAIRVLSFIQDEPEDLRIPQSVLNFHKRTKGLVLITGPTGSGKSTTLSKIIDLINRNRSCHIITLEDPIEYLHKHNKSIVDQREIGLDAKSYSQALRSAMRQAPDVILIGEMRDHETIAAALTAAETGHLVFSTLHTLGAAKTIDRIVDIFPANQQQQVRVQLSTVLQGVVSQQLIPSEKLGRVPAFEIMLANPAIRNLIREGKVPQIDAAIQTGRSDGMTSMDLSLAQLCNEGYISRDDAIQYSFNLDVLSRYLKEE